The Candidatus Cloacimonadota bacterium genomic sequence CTTTTGAACAAAATTAATCGTAAAACTCAAACATAAATTAGGTATCATGAAAAAAAACATAAAAATAAATATTTTTAGCATAATTACATCCTTATATCTATAAGTAATTAACAGGTATTGCTGTTATTTAACAGCAATACCTGTTATTATATATCAATATTCACAATTATTATATCTCAGCAATTGGGGCGTAACAATTTATTGTAGCAAGGTCATGAGGACAGTAAGGATCACCGTTTTCATCAACCCATCCTTTAGTTCCAACATACATTGTTCCTACAGTAATAGATTCAGCAAATGCATTTATGACAAAAAATGCAAAATTTATTATAATTAAGGCCAATATTATATATGAAAATATCTTTTTCATCGTTCTATTCTCCTTTCATTAAATTTTCCATTTCCACATTTCCCCTTCATCCAAGATAAGATAAAGAGTATTCACCCTAAAAAAGAATCCTCCCCAACCGGGAAAAAGAAAGTCGATTGGAGATGAAAATATGGGGAAATTTAAGCTTGCCTATTTAAATGAAAAAATTGCTTTTGCTCTCTTATCTTGCACTATGGGTGTAAGTTTGTGCGGGGGGAGGTGAAAAAATGAATAGTGAATAATCAGCCAGTAAGCAGACAAGTTGTAAAAATTTTCTACACGCTGGCAGATTGAGATAAAGTATCCCTTTTTGTCATCTTGTCCAAAGCAAACTGTTTGCAAAGCTCTATTAAATTCTGCCGGCATTATTTTCTGCCTTTCTAAATTTATATTTTGAAACACCTTATTTTTCCTGCGGAAAATATGTCAAACATTTTGTGAATCTTTTAAAGATTTTTATTCGAGGCAAACAAACCCCATTTGAATATAAAAAATAAAGAACACAAATACAAAAAAAGATTTAATAAAGAAATAAGAAGACGAGAAAAGCGTATAATTATATTTCCCAGCATAAAAAATTGCTACAATATTTATTTCAATCATCCGGAAACAATCCGGAGATTGGATGACCTGAAAATCAATAATTAGCCCCCTCAATTGTATTGTCCGTTTCAAAGGCGATAAAACATGAAACTTGTAAATAAGTAAAATATCATGACTATTTTACTGAAAAATAAATTGACATCAAATGGCCCGCAGTCATTTTATGACTCAAATTTATCTTGGAGTTTACATGGGAATAGTCGAAAGAAAAGAAAGAGAAAAAGAGTTGCGCAGCGAAAGCATTATTGATGCTGCGGAAAACGTTTTCTTTTCCAAAGGATTTGAAAACGCTACCATGCTCGATGTGGCAAAAGAAGTCGAATTGAGTAAGGGAACGATTTACCTTTATTTCCATAGCAAAAATGAACTTTGTATGGCAATCCTCCTACGTGGTCTTCATGCCGTGAAAAATATCTTAAAAAAATTACTGAACGATAATGAAACTTCCGGTATTGATAAAATTTCTAGATTGGCAGATCTTTTCATCACTTTTTCCAAAGAACATTCTTTCCATTACAGTGCACTTCTTTCCTATCGTGAACACCGAGAAAATTGCCCCGCATCCGGCAAGATAATCACAAGCACAATTGATGAAAATAAAAACATAAATGGAATAATATCTGATATGATTAAAATTGGACAGGCAGATGAAACAATCAAGATGAATATTGATCCTGAGAAACTATCTCTACTAATCTGGGGAAATTTTACCGGAATTATGCCCAGCATCATTTTAAATGAAACCTCAACTGTGGAACTCAATTTTGACCCCGAAAATATTTTAAAGTATCATTTTCAACTTATAACAAACGCAATAAGAACTGAAGGAGCATAAGTGAAATCAATCAAAAAGGGATTTTTATTTTTTATTTTTCTCCTGATCATCTGGTTATTTTTAGCCGGAACAAATATTCAGGAGATAATTGCCGGTGCGATTGTTTCGCTGCTTTTAAGCATTATTTTCTTTTCCAAAGCAGCAATATTTTCCGAATTTAATTTGAATCCGAAATCAATCGGTTACTCTGTAGCTTATATTTTTGTTTTTATAATAGAATTGTTAAAATCAAATTTCGATGTTGCCAACCGAGTTGTACAGCGCAAGATACCTATTAATCCGGGTATTGTGAAAGTGAAAACAAAACTCAAATCAAAACTGGGACGAGTTATTCTCGCTAATTCTATCACGCTAACTCCGGGAACTTTGACTGTGGAAACAAATGGAGAATATTATTACATTCACTGGATTGATGTAACTTCGGGTGATATCGAAGGTGCAACAGAACAGATTGTTAAAAAATTTGAAAAATATTTGGAGGTTATCTTTGGCTAATATAATTTATAATATTGCAGCTATCATTGCTCTATTGGGCATTGTGTTGACTTTTATAAGATTAATTTTGGGACCTACAATTGCCGACCGAGCCGTAGCTTTGGATGGTATGACCATCATTTCAATTTCACTAATTGTTTTCATCGCTTATTTTTCTCATAGAATCATTTATCTTGATGTTGCAATAGTTTACGGGCTCATTAGTTTCATCGGTATTGTGGCTATCGCCCGCTATCTTGAAAGGGGAATATAATGGAAATGCTGGGTGCGATTATCACTTTAATTGGTTCCCTTTTCCTTTTTTTGGGAGCATTGGGAATTTTACGCATGCCGGATGTATATAATAGAATGCAAGCCGGCACAAAAGCTACCACGCTCGGATCTATTTTATTTTTAATCGGAATTTCGGTCGGCAACCATGCCTGTGGCTGCTTCGGAAAAATTTTCATCATAATTCTATTCGTTATATTTACCAATCCCGTTTCATCAAATGCATTAGCACGAGCTGCTCATTTTTCAGGAGTCAAACTTACAAAACGCTCTGTTAAAGATGATTTGAAAGACGATGGTCTCGAAAATAAAGGAGAAGAAAAATGATTTCCACAATTATCATAGTTTTGGGAATAATAATGATCGCAGCGGCTTTTTTGGCTATTTATTTGAAAGATTTGCTTTCGGCAATCATTAGTGCCGGCGTGATAAGTCTATTGGCAAGCATTATTTATCTTCTGCTTGCTGCCCCGGATGTGGCAATAACAGAAGCAGCCATCGGCTCGGGACTTACCACAATTGTTTTCCTTTTCGCTTTAAACAAAGTGCGAAAGGAGAAGAAAGATGATTAAACGATTGTTGATTATTTTCGCAATATTGAGCTTGCTAATAATTTTTTTCCCTCTGATTACAAATTTTGAATATGCCCAAAACTTGAACGAATTAGCCTCAAAATATGTCAAAGGTTCGATCGATCAACTCAAGTCGCAAAATGTGGTAACTTCTGTGGTCGTTACTTATCGTGGTTTGGATACTTTGGGAGAAGTAACCGTCCTGTTCTTGGCAACTGCCGGAATCGGTTTTTTGCTGAGAAGAAGAAATAAAAAAACAAAAAAAAGAAAAGCCTCAGAACTTTTGCAAACAACATCTTCGTTTTTATCCGTATTGATAATCCTGCTTGGGGTTTACGTTTTTTTGCATGGACATCTTACGCCCGGTGGTGGATTTCAGGGTGGCGTAATCATCGCTTCCGCCTTTTTATTGCTGATTTTAGCGGATACAAATTTCAAATTCAATCACACGATTTTGCAAGCTGTTGAATCATTTTCCGGTGCATTTTATGTTGTTGTCGGATTGATCGGATTGGTTCTGCTGATTGGCTTTTTAAATCCCAGAATAATACCTCTCGGTAAATTGGGGCATCTGTTCAGTGCCGGAGCAATTCCCATCATTTACTCTCTGATTGGGCTCAAGGTCGGTTCGGAGTTAGTCGGAATCATCGAACATATGAAAAAAGGATAAACATGAATTTTACAAAAATACATAAATGTTATTTTCTGAGATTTTCGTAAGATATTTCTCTATTTCTGAATTGATTCACAGACAAAATATCTCTGATATTTTACTATAAAAATGTAAATAGATGTAAAAAATACTAAAGGAAAAAAATATGAAAAAATATATTTTAGCCGGAATAATCGGCTTTGTAGTTGGAATTATTGTAACCGGAGTTGTCATGTATAACGTGGCTCCCGGAATGATGTTGTTGGAAGATGAAAGTCAGTTTGGTTTTGATGAAACAGCATTGAAATTGGAAAAATCAGTCAAAGCTCATGATTGGAAGATACCCCACGTTCACGACTTGCAAAAATCTATGAAAAAATTCGGAACAGAGGTTGGACCTGTAAAAGTATTTGAGTTATGTCATCCGAAACACGCTGGCAAAATACTGGGAAAGGGTGATGAACGAATCGTTTCCAGCCTGATGCCCTGTCGCGTAGCAATTTATGAAAAGCCGGATGGGAAAACTTATATTTCTCGAATGAATTCCAAACTAATGGCTAAGCCAATGGGTGGAATAATCGCTGAAGTAATGTCTGAAGCAGCTAGTCAAAACGAAGAAATTCTTGAAGTAATTATAAAAAATTAATTTAAAAATTAACCAACTCCCGAAATTTTTAAAAGTTTCGGGAGTTTAATGAAATGGGAGAAGCACATGGCAATAATAATAATTCTGGGATTTGCACTTGTAATCATCGGGATTTATGGCATGTTGACACAGAAAAATTTGATAAAGATAGTGATTGGGTTTTCCATACTGGATACCGGAACTCATATCATCATAGTTGCGATTGGTTATATTAAAAACAGAACCGCNNNNNNNNNNNNNNNNNNNNNNNNNNNNNNNNNNNNNNNNNNNNNNNNNNNNNNNNNNNNNNNNNNNNNNNNNNNNNNNNNNNNNNNNNNNNNNNNNNNNTAATCATCGGGATTTATGGCATGTTGACACAGAAAAATTTGATAAAGATAGTGATTGGGTTTTCCATACTGGATACCGGAACTCATATCATCATAGTTGCGATTGGTTATATTAAAAACAGAACCGCTCCGATTATTGATTCTGCTGTAATTGATGCTGCTGTAAATATGAAAGACGCTGTGAATCAGGTTGTTGACCCAATCCCATCGGCTTTGGTTCTCACGGCTATTGTGATTGGACTGGCAGTAACCGCCTTGATGTTAAGTTTTATCATAAAATTATACAAGAAAAGCGGTTCTTTATCAATAGATGATTATCAGGAGTTGAAATGGTAAATCCAATTTATATTCTTATTCTATCACTCGCAGCCGGATTCCTTTTATCAATCTTTGATAAAGCCGGAAGAAAGTTATCTTTGACTGTATTTTACGGAGTGCTCGCTTTCAATGCTTTTGTTGTGATGGAATGGTTTTATCAATTTGTCTTTCTCGGTGCTTCCACTTTAACGATTAATACTGCGGGTTTTAGTGCTCCCCTATCAATAAATTTGCAACTGGGATTACAAGAATCTTTCGTTTTATTATTCGCAAACATAACCGGGTTATTAGCAGCAATTTATCTTTTCAAAAAATTTAAAGAAAGCCACATCTCCTCCCCAATTCTCTATTTGGTTTTGATTATGGGAATTAACGGATTGGTAATGACTCAAGATATTTTTAATATGTTCGTGTTCTTGGAAATCACATCAATCTCAACTTTTGCTCTTACCACTTTAACAGAGACAAAAAAATCTTTATCTGCCGGCTTCAAATATATGATCGCCGGTGGGGTTGCATCCACTTTCTTTTTGCTCGGGGTAGTTTTCATCTATTATTTTACAGGAAACCTCAATTTAGGATTTATCCATTTGGGCGATTTTACCGGTTTGGGCTTGATTTCAGTATTCCTTTTAGCAATTGCAATTTTTATCGAATTGAAACCGTTTCCGGCAAATGGCTGGGCTCTCGATGTTTATGAATCTGTAGATTCAGGTATAGTTTCGGTGATCGCCGTTGTAAATTCGGCTGCGATAATCTTTGTTTTCTACAAAATTATGCCTTTGCTTCCGCAGAATTTTCTAAACATGTTTGGAGTAGCCGGAGTAATCACTTTCTTCTTTTCAAATTTGATGGGTTTGAAACAGAAGAGTGCAAAAAGATTGCTGGGATATTCATCTATCGGGCAGATGGGATTGTTAGTTGCAAGTCTTATCTTTACGTTAAATTCACCGAACTATTTGGTTTATCTGATCGTAGGTGGATTTTTCGTTAATCATCTTATTGCAAAAGCAGGTCTTTTTTGGATTACGGGAATTGTCAAAAAGGACAATATAAAAGATTGGGGAATTTTACGAAACAATAAAACTCTTTTAATATTATTCGGGATTTTCTTATTTGGTCTATCCGGTATTCCTCCATTTCCCGGATTCTGGGCAAAATGGGAATTTGTTAAAATTTTAGTTCAGGGAAAAATGTTCTTTGTCATCGGCGCCATTTTATTAGGCTCACTATTCGAGATAGTTTATTTATTCAGATGGTTTACTCTAATTTTGAAAACAGAAGATTTATCAGAAAAATCTGAAATTTCCGCTGAACCGAGCAAAATATTTTCCACAGCGATTTTTGCGGTTATCTCAATATTGATTTCTGTAATAATTATGAAATTTTTTTACGGATTCGATCGAATTGTCTTACTTCCGTTAATTGCTCTGATTGCTGTATATTTATTAGATTTTATTCCGTCGAAAATCAAAGGTATTTTATCTCTCGTAGCAGTAATGATTTACGCATATTTTATTTATCCATTTGAAAGCAATTTTCAACTTATTTTCGCAATCATTTTTTTAATCGGAAGTGCAATAAATATCATCGCCACCTTAAACAGAAAAGGTTTGAGCCAAAATTTTTACGGTTTTCTGTTAATGATGATTTTTTCTTTCGGAAATTTGCTTATTGCTAAAACGTATTTACAATTTTTTCTCAGCTGGGAATTTATGACAATTTCCTCATTTATTTTGATCTTACGGGGTAAAAAAGCTCAGAAGGCTTCTTTGATGTATATGATTTTCTCTACTGCCGGTGCATATTTAATGATGGTTGGATTTGGTCTCGCTCCAACTCTGAACTCGAATTCCGCATTGATCAACTCAATTGCAAATGTTAATTTACCCTTGATCACAATGATTTTACTGTCAATTGGGTTCTTGATAAAATCAGGTTCAATCGGAGTTCATATTTGGTTACCGGAAGCACATGCAGAAGCGGAATCAGATGTGTCACCATTTATATCTGCAATTTTATTGAAAGCGGGCGTGTTCGGTTTGTTTATGGTTGGAATTTCATATATCAAACATATTCCGGCATTCGATATGTTCTATTGGATTGGCTGGCTTGGGGTGCTAACTGCCATCGTGGGAGCATTCTTAGCCTCATTTCAGGAAGATGCAAAAAGATTATTGGCGTATTCGAGCATGAGTCAGGTTGGTTATATTGTGGCTACCATTGCGATATTAAGCCATCTCGGTTGGATTTCCGCAATGTACCTATCTCTCAATCATATGATGTTCAAATCTGCTCTATTTATCGCGATTGCAGGCGTTTATTACCGAACTCACACGAGAACAATGTATGAAATGGGCGGATTGATCAAGAAAATGCCTTTGTCATTTATTAGTGTTTTGATTTGTATTATTGCTGTTTCGGGTGTGCCACCTTTATCGGGATTTGGGGCAAAATGGCTTATATATTCCTCATTAATTGAACGCGGCTGGTATTTCCAAGCCGGAATATTGTTCTTCGCAAGTGCGGTAAGTTTTTTGTATTTGTATAGATTGATCCACACAATATTCTTGGGACAACTAAAATACGAGCATCAAAAAATTAAGGAAGCACCGATTTGGTTCATCATTCCGCAATATATTTTTATTATTGGAATTATGGCGATCTCCACATTCCCAAACCTGATAATAAAACCCTTGAATGCAATCGCAGGTCATTTTTTCAATTCATCGCTAATTATAGATGGATATAATGTAACGAGCAGTTTGGGAAATTGGAACGGAAACTTGGTTATGTATGTAACAATGGGCGTTTTTGCAATCCCATTTATCGTTTTGTTGTTACTTAACGGTAAAATGCAGAAGGTCAAGCAGTTTAACATTGTTTACGCTGCCGAAAGACCGGAATCTCCTCAAACTACACATGTTGCTCATAATATGTACGCCCATTTCAGAAAAGCTCTCGGCGGATGGGGAAAACCCAGAATCTGGGATTTTTGGCACGGAACTTCTGAATGGTCGCACAGCTTCGCTGATTTCTTTCGTCGTTTATATACCGGAAACGGGCAGACTTATGTTTTACATATAATTTTATACATCGTGATTGTGTATTTCATTTTGGGAGTGTAATATGAATATTTGGATTAAAATTCTCTATGCGATTATTTCAGTAATTGTAGCCATAGTTTGGGGACTTACACTTGGTGGAATTGTTAGGAAAATTTATGCAAGAGTTCATGGAAGATTCGGACCTCCGGTTTGGCAACCTTTTCTCGATATCATCAAATCGCATGGAAAACGCGTCTCAATATCTCATGGAATAATGTTCTATTTGGGACCGGTATTTCGATTGGGTGGTGGACTCGGAACCTATCTTTTTATTCCGGTAATCTACGGTTCAACTCTGTTTGCCAATTTTTCGGGGGCGGGCGATCTGCTTCTCGTAATGTATTTTATTTTCTTCGGGCAATTAGGAATGGCACTCGGTGCCGGAGAAGGTGGGCATCCGTATTCACCACTCGGAATCGCTCGCGGGCTATCTCAGATGACTACTTTTGAATTACCATTCTCTCTCGCTGTGATTGCAGTTGCGATTCAATATCATTCTTTGAACATAACGACAATTGTTGCTGCTCAGCAAGGTAGTATTCTTAATTGGACTCTATTCACAAATCCCTTTGCAGTAATTGCTGCGATGATCTCACTTTTGGGAATGAATATGCACCCGCCATTCAGCATCGTTTTGGCTCCACAAGAGATTCCAATCGGACCTCCTATTGAAATGAATAGCAGCTTTTTGGCAACTTTACAAACCAACAAAGGTTTATTTGCAGCTGCAAAATTAGTTCTTTTTATGAATCTGTTTTTTGGCGGTGCCACTAATCTGCCGATAATGATTGTGAAAACATTTTTCATTTATATATTTTCTGTGATAATCGGAGCAGCATTCCCTCGTTTTCGACCGGAACAATCTTTTAGATTTTTCTTAAAATGGCCTACTATTATTGGCATTATTGGGGTTATTTTTGTTGCATATTTTTAAGGAGAAATTGTGGATAAAAAAAACATAGGTAAAATTAAAAAACAAATGAAATTAGCAAATGAAGGATTG encodes the following:
- a CDS encoding NADH-quinone oxidoreductase subunit H, which translates into the protein MNIWIKILYAIISVIVAIVWGLTLGGIVRKIYARVHGRFGPPVWQPFLDIIKSHGKRVSISHGIMFYLGPVFRLGGGLGTYLFIPVIYGSTLFANFSGAGDLLLVMYFIFFGQLGMALGAGEGGHPYSPLGIARGLSQMTTFELPFSLAVIAVAIQYHSLNITTIVAAQQGSILNWTLFTNPFAVIAAMISLLGMNMHPPFSIVLAPQEIPIGPPIEMNSSFLATLQTNKGLFAAAKLVLFMNLFFGGATNLPIMIVKTFFIYIFSVIIGAAFPRFRPEQSFRFFLKWPTIIGIIGVIFVAYF
- a CDS encoding TetR/AcrR family transcriptional regulator — protein: MGIVERKEREKELRSESIIDAAENVFFSKGFENATMLDVAKEVELSKGTIYLYFHSKNELCMAILLRGLHAVKNILKKLLNDNETSGIDKISRLADLFITFSKEHSFHYSALLSYREHRENCPASGKIITSTIDENKNINGIISDMIKIGQADETIKMNIDPEKLSLLIWGNFTGIMPSIILNETSTVELNFDPENILKYHFQLITNAIRTEGA
- a CDS encoding monovalent cation/H+ antiporter complex subunit F translates to MANIIYNIAAIIALLGIVLTFIRLILGPTIADRAVALDGMTIISISLIVFIAYFSHRIIYLDVAIVYGLISFIGIVAIARYLERGI
- a CDS encoding proton-conducting transporter membrane subunit, whose translation is MVNPIYILILSLAAGFLLSIFDKAGRKLSLTVFYGVLAFNAFVVMEWFYQFVFLGASTLTINTAGFSAPLSINLQLGLQESFVLLFANITGLLAAIYLFKKFKESHISSPILYLVLIMGINGLVMTQDIFNMFVFLEITSISTFALTTLTETKKSLSAGFKYMIAGGVASTFFLLGVVFIYYFTGNLNLGFIHLGDFTGLGLISVFLLAIAIFIELKPFPANGWALDVYESVDSGIVSVIAVVNSAAIIFVFYKIMPLLPQNFLNMFGVAGVITFFFSNLMGLKQKSAKRLLGYSSIGQMGLLVASLIFTLNSPNYLVYLIVGGFFVNHLIAKAGLFWITGIVKKDNIKDWGILRNNKTLLILFGIFLFGLSGIPPFPGFWAKWEFVKILVQGKMFFVIGAILLGSLFEIVYLFRWFTLILKTEDLSEKSEISAEPSKIFSTAIFAVISILISVIIMKFFYGFDRIVLLPLIALIAVYLLDFIPSKIKGILSLVAVMIYAYFIYPFESNFQLIFAIIFLIGSAINIIATLNRKGLSQNFYGFLLMMIFSFGNLLIAKTYLQFFLSWEFMTISSFILILRGKKAQKASLMYMIFSTAGAYLMMVGFGLAPTLNSNSALINSIANVNLPLITMILLSIGFLIKSGSIGVHIWLPEAHAEAESDVSPFISAILLKAGVFGLFMVGISYIKHIPAFDMFYWIGWLGVLTAIVGAFLASFQEDAKRLLAYSSMSQVGYIVATIAILSHLGWISAMYLSLNHMMFKSALFIAIAGVYYRTHTRTMYEMGGLIKKMPLSFISVLICIIAVSGVPPLSGFGAKWLIYSSLIERGWYFQAGILFFASAVSFLYLYRLIHTIFLGQLKYEHQKIKEAPIWFIIPQYIFIIGIMAISTFPNLIIKPLNAIAGHFFNSSLIIDGYNVTSSLGNWNGNLVMYVTMGVFAIPFIVLLLLNGKMQKVKQFNIVYAAERPESPQTTHVAHNMYAHFRKALGGWGKPRIWDFWHGTSEWSHSFADFFRRLYTGNGQTYVLHIILYIVIVYFILGV
- a CDS encoding sodium:proton antiporter; this translates as MIGIYGMLTQKNLIKIVIGFSILDTGTHIIIVAIGYIKNRTAPIIDSAVIDAAVNMKDAVNQVVDPIPSALVLTAIVIGLAVTALMLSFIIKLYKKSGSLSIDDYQELKW
- a CDS encoding DUF302 domain-containing protein — encoded protein: MKKYILAGIIGFVVGIIVTGVVMYNVAPGMMLLEDESQFGFDETALKLEKSVKAHDWKIPHVHDLQKSMKKFGTEVGPVKVFELCHPKHAGKILGKGDERIVSSLMPCRVAIYEKPDGKTYISRMNSKLMAKPMGGIIAEVMSEAASQNEEILEVIIKN
- a CDS encoding Na+/H+ antiporter subunit E yields the protein MKSIKKGFLFFIFLLIIWLFLAGTNIQEIIAGAIVSLLLSIIFFSKAAIFSEFNLNPKSIGYSVAYIFVFIIELLKSNFDVANRVVQRKIPINPGIVKVKTKLKSKLGRVILANSITLTPGTLTVETNGEYYYIHWIDVTSGDIEGATEQIVKKFEKYLEVIFG
- the mbhE gene encoding hydrogen gas-evolving membrane-bound hydrogenase subunit E, yielding MIKRLLIIFAILSLLIIFFPLITNFEYAQNLNELASKYVKGSIDQLKSQNVVTSVVVTYRGLDTLGEVTVLFLATAGIGFLLRRRNKKTKKRKASELLQTTSSFLSVLIILLGVYVFLHGHLTPGGGFQGGVIIASAFLLLILADTNFKFNHTILQAVESFSGAFYVVVGLIGLVLLIGFLNPRIIPLGKLGHLFSAGAIPIIYSLIGLKVGSELVGIIEHMKKG
- a CDS encoding hydrogenase subunit MbhD domain-containing protein, encoding MISTIIIVLGIIMIAAAFLAIYLKDLLSAIISAGVISLLASIIYLLLAAPDVAITEAAIGSGLTTIVFLFALNKVRKEKKDD
- the mnhG gene encoding monovalent cation/H(+) antiporter subunit G, producing the protein MEMLGAIITLIGSLFLFLGALGILRMPDVYNRMQAGTKATTLGSILFLIGISVGNHACGCFGKIFIIILFVIFTNPVSSNALARAAHFSGVKLTKRSVKDDLKDDGLENKGEEK